One genomic window of Mercenaria mercenaria strain notata chromosome 2, MADL_Memer_1, whole genome shotgun sequence includes the following:
- the LOC123564747 gene encoding uncharacterized protein LOC123564747 isoform X2: protein MTDYKDHEEAFHMAMREEKEPERVECAVLGAHIFSSLALGGIVKMKNTTGQAEECPCSCGMILSAGNTGIGHKKVWHGFPDLLVNHTAVTVTRRTIDVDESREEYRPSTSKRIRLEKMESVESEYEACNKQNTLYGIDFSAQLISQAITHGFAQRKKYNFVNCLVPTIGFTLNRLLIYLYDPDRDILLRRKDRLELMDQNDCLILPAVVELWFILNLHLFGATMSEQICSKLCKSGLKSHLEEFGGLDIYQQSLLVGAGKNELSQGIQLDANILASKHAFCFVDQ from the exons ACTACAAGGATCATGAAGAGGCTTTTCATATGGCAATGAGAGAAGAAAAAGAGCCCGAGAGGGTTGAATGTGCTGTCCTTGGTGCCCACATTTTCTCCAGCTTAGCACTTGGCGGTATAGTGAAAATGAAGAATACAACAGGCCAGGCTGAAGAGTGTCCATGTTCTTGTGGAATGATCTTGTCAGCAGGAAACACTGGAATAG GTCACAAGAAAGTTTGGCATGGATTTCCGGATCTACTAGTGAACCACACCGCAGTCACAGTTACACGGAGAACAATTGATGTAGATGAAAGTCGTGAGGAATACCGCCCAAGTACATCTAAAAGGATAAGACTTGAGAAAATGGAAAGTGTTGAATCTGAATATGAAGCATGTAACAAACAGAACACTCTTTATGGCATAGATTTTTCTGCCCAGTTAATAAGTCAAGCTATAACGCATGGTTTTGcacagagaaaaaaatataattttgttaattgtCTGGTTCCTACTATTGGATTTACTCTGAACAGACTCTTGATTTATTTGTATGATCCAGACCGGGATATATTACTTCGGAGAAAGGATAGATTAGAATTGATggatcagaatgattgtcttatATTGCCAGCAGTCGTTGAACTTTGGTTCATTTTGAACCTACATCTTTTTGGAGCAACAATGTCAGAGCAGATTTGTTCAAAACTATGCAAAAGTGGTTTAAAATCACATTTAGAAGAATTTGGTGGTCTGGATATTTACCAACAATCTCTTCTAGTGGGTGCTGGAAAGAATGAGTTGTCTCAGGGAATACAACTTGATGCAAACATTCTAGCCAGTAAACATGCTTTTTGTTTTGTAGATCAGTAA